Proteins found in one Allorhizobium pseudoryzae genomic segment:
- a CDS encoding response regulator transcription factor, with amino-acid sequence MQTIALVDDDRNILTSVSIALEAEGYRVETYTDGASALDGLLARPPQLAIFDIKMPRMDGMELLRRLRQKSDLPVIFLTSKDEEIDELFGLKMGADDFITKPFSQRLLVERVKAILRRSAKSDVAPVPGSKAAADQQARTLERGQLVMDQERHTCTWKGEPVTLTVTEFLILHSLAQRPGVVKSRDALMDAAYDEQVYVDDRTIDSHIKRLRKKFKMVDTDFDMIETLYGVGYRFREAA; translated from the coding sequence ATGCAGACTATCGCGTTGGTAGACGACGATCGCAACATTCTCACCTCGGTGTCGATTGCACTGGAGGCGGAAGGCTACCGGGTCGAGACCTACACGGATGGTGCGTCTGCGCTGGACGGGCTTCTGGCACGGCCGCCGCAACTCGCCATCTTCGACATCAAGATGCCGCGCATGGACGGCATGGAACTTCTGCGTCGCCTGCGCCAGAAGTCGGACCTGCCGGTGATCTTCCTCACCTCCAAGGATGAAGAGATCGATGAGTTGTTCGGCCTGAAGATGGGCGCCGACGATTTCATCACCAAGCCGTTTTCGCAGCGTTTGCTGGTGGAGCGCGTGAAGGCGATCCTGCGCCGTTCGGCCAAGAGCGACGTGGCACCGGTTCCCGGCAGCAAGGCGGCTGCCGACCAGCAGGCCCGCACGCTGGAACGCGGCCAGCTGGTGATGGATCAGGAGCGCCATACCTGCACCTGGAAGGGCGAACCGGTGACGCTGACGGTGACGGAATTCCTCATCCTGCATTCGCTCGCCCAGCGCCCCGGGGTGGTCAAAAGCCGCGATGCGCTGATGGATGCCGCCTATGACGAGCAGGTCTATGTCGATGACCGGACGATCGACAGCCACATCAAGCGGCTTCGCAAGAAGTTCAAAATGGTTGACACCGATTTTGATATGATCGAGACGCTCTACGGCGTAGGCTATCGCTTCCGCGAAGCAGCCTGA
- a CDS encoding phosphoenolpyruvate carboxykinase translates to MEEYGVHNPSNGLAAIGLSGAARINYNLNESELYEAALRNGEAELTVDGALRAVTGQHTGRSPKDKFVVRDASTEANIWWDNNKPMSPEHFALLKEDMLAHAAGKTLYVQDLVGGADRDYALPTRVVTELAWHALFIRNLLIRPDRSTLGAFQQKLTIINLPSFRADPARHGCRTETVIACDLANGLVLIGGTSYAGENKKSVFTVLNYLLPEKGVMPMHCSANVGPEGDAAVFFGLSGTGKTTLSADPNRTLIGDDEHGWGENGIFNFEGGCYAKAIRLSADAEPEIYAATRRFGTVLENVVMDENRVPDFDDASLTENTRSAYPLHFIPNASATGLAPHPKTIIMLTADAFGVMPPIAKLTPEQAMYHFLSGYTAKVAGTEKGVTEPEATFSTCFGAPFMPRHPTEYGNLLRDLIAHHGVDCWLVNTGWTGGAYGIGRRMPIKATRALLTAALTGELKKADFRTDANFGFTVPVAVPGVETAILDPRSTWADGAAYDAQATKLVNMFISNFTKFENHVDSKVRDAAPGMLAAAE, encoded by the coding sequence ATGGAGGAGTACGGAGTTCACAATCCGTCGAACGGTTTGGCGGCCATCGGCTTGTCCGGTGCTGCACGTATCAATTACAACCTGAATGAGAGCGAACTCTACGAGGCTGCCCTCCGGAATGGTGAAGCAGAGCTGACGGTGGATGGGGCTTTGCGCGCCGTGACCGGCCAGCACACCGGTCGTTCCCCGAAAGACAAGTTCGTCGTGCGCGATGCCAGCACGGAAGCGAACATCTGGTGGGACAACAACAAGCCCATGTCGCCGGAGCACTTCGCGCTGCTCAAAGAAGACATGCTGGCCCATGCCGCTGGCAAGACGCTCTATGTGCAGGATCTCGTGGGCGGTGCCGACCGCGATTACGCGCTTCCGACCCGTGTCGTGACGGAACTCGCCTGGCACGCACTCTTCATCCGTAACCTGCTGATCCGTCCGGACCGTTCGACTCTCGGCGCCTTCCAGCAGAAGCTGACCATCATCAACCTGCCGAGCTTCCGTGCCGACCCCGCCCGCCATGGCTGCCGCACGGAAACGGTGATTGCCTGCGATCTCGCCAATGGCCTGGTGCTGATCGGCGGCACCTCCTATGCCGGCGAAAACAAGAAGTCGGTCTTCACGGTTCTGAACTACCTCCTGCCGGAAAAGGGCGTCATGCCGATGCACTGCTCGGCGAACGTCGGCCCGGAGGGCGATGCCGCCGTCTTCTTCGGCCTGTCGGGCACCGGCAAGACGACGCTGTCTGCCGATCCGAACCGCACGCTGATCGGCGACGACGAGCATGGCTGGGGCGAAAACGGCATCTTCAACTTCGAAGGTGGCTGCTACGCCAAGGCGATCCGTCTGTCGGCGGACGCCGAACCGGAAATCTATGCCGCAACCCGCCGCTTCGGCACCGTGCTTGAAAACGTGGTGATGGATGAAAACCGTGTGCCGGACTTCGACGATGCGTCGCTGACCGAAAACACCCGCAGCGCCTATCCGCTGCATTTCATTCCGAACGCCTCGGCAACCGGCCTTGCGCCGCACCCGAAGACAATCATCATGCTGACGGCCGACGCCTTCGGCGTGATGCCGCCGATCGCCAAGCTGACGCCTGAACAGGCCATGTACCACTTTCTCTCCGGTTACACCGCCAAGGTCGCCGGGACCGAAAAGGGCGTGACCGAGCCGGAAGCCACCTTCTCGACCTGCTTCGGTGCTCCCTTCATGCCGCGGCATCCGACGGAATACGGCAACCTGCTGCGTGACCTGATTGCCCATCACGGCGTCGATTGCTGGCTGGTCAACACCGGCTGGACCGGTGGCGCCTACGGCATTGGCCGCCGCATGCCGATCAAGGCCACCCGTGCACTGCTGACCGCCGCTCTGACGGGCGAGTTGAAGAAGGCTGACTTCCGCACTGATGCCAACTTCGGCTTTACAGTACCGGTCGCCGTGCCGGGCGTTGAAACGGCGATCCTTGATCCGCGCTCGACCTGGGCGGATGGCGCAGCCTACGATGCGCAGGCGACGAAGCTGGTCAACATGTTCATTTCGAACTTCACGAAGTTTGAAAACCATGTCGACAGCAAGGTGCGCGATGCAGCCCCTGGGATGCTGGCTGCTGCCGAATAA
- the arfB gene encoding alternative ribosome rescue aminoacyl-tRNA hydrolase ArfB, with amino-acid sequence MASDPLVINSRITLAGWELTEQFVLAGGPGGQNVNKVSTAVQLFFNLMGSPSLPDRIKENAAKLAGRRLSKDGVLIIEANRFRSQERNREDARERLKELLLEAAKPPPPPRKKTKPTKGSVERRLKEKSGRSEVKKMRGRPAGD; translated from the coding sequence ATGGCCAGCGATCCTCTCGTCATCAACAGTCGAATCACCCTCGCCGGATGGGAACTGACGGAGCAATTCGTGCTGGCCGGCGGGCCGGGCGGTCAGAACGTCAACAAGGTCTCGACGGCCGTCCAGCTGTTCTTCAACCTGATGGGCTCTCCCTCGCTTCCCGACCGCATCAAGGAGAACGCCGCAAAACTGGCGGGCCGACGCCTCAGCAAGGACGGCGTGCTGATCATCGAAGCCAACCGGTTTCGCAGCCAGGAGCGTAATCGCGAGGATGCGCGCGAGCGCCTGAAGGAACTGTTGCTAGAAGCCGCCAAGCCGCCACCGCCGCCGCGCAAGAAAACCAAGCCGACCAAGGGCTCCGTCGAGCGCCGGCTGAAGGAAAAGTCGGGCCGTTCCGAGGTGAAGAAGATGCGCGGCCGCCCGGCTGGTGATTGA
- a CDS encoding alpha-ketoglutarate-dependent dioxygenase AlkB family protein → MLTLAKGILHHPQAINRAAQEHLVAVIRAVVAEAPLYVPVMPGTGRPMSVRMTNCGTLGWVTDKARGYRYQETHPVTEKPWPAMPNELLALWERYAAYDKPPEACLINFYADDAKMGLHQDRDEQDLQAPVLSISLGNTCLFRVGGLERGDKTSSVKLSSGDIVVLGGEGRLAFHGVDRIYPGTSTLLKQGGRINLTLRRVNR, encoded by the coding sequence ATGCTGACTCTGGCCAAGGGCATCCTCCATCATCCGCAGGCAATCAATCGGGCAGCCCAGGAGCATCTCGTCGCGGTGATCCGCGCCGTCGTGGCAGAAGCGCCGCTCTACGTGCCGGTGATGCCGGGAACCGGACGGCCGATGTCTGTGCGCATGACCAATTGCGGCACGCTCGGCTGGGTGACGGACAAGGCGAGGGGCTATCGCTATCAGGAAACCCATCCGGTGACGGAGAAGCCCTGGCCGGCCATGCCGAACGAACTTCTGGCTCTGTGGGAACGGTATGCCGCCTATGACAAGCCGCCGGAGGCTTGCCTCATCAACTTCTACGCCGATGATGCGAAGATGGGCCTGCATCAGGACCGGGACGAGCAGGACCTGCAGGCGCCGGTCCTGTCGATTTCGCTCGGCAACACCTGCCTCTTTCGTGTCGGCGGTCTGGAGAGAGGCGACAAGACCAGCTCCGTGAAGCTCTCCAGCGGCGATATCGTGGTGCTGGGCGGCGAGGGGCGTCTCGCCTTCCACGGCGTGGATCGCATCTATCCGGGCACATCGACGCTTTTGAAGCAGGGCGGGCGGATCAACCTGACGCTTCGTCGGGTCAATCGCTGA
- the coaA gene encoding type I pantothenate kinase, whose translation MTIASQTIDSDIPPDPLANGNYSPFFLFTSEEWSKFRADTPLTLTADEVKRLRSLDDPIDLDEVRRIYLSLSRLLSAHVEASQLLFQQRNRFLSLSDQVKTPFVIGIAGSVAVGKSTTARILKELLARWPSSPKVDLVTTDGFLYPNAILRRDNLMERKGFPESYDIGALLRFLSAIKAGKPNVKAPKYSHLTYDVLPDEYSVIDRPDILIFEGINVLQSRTLPADGKIVPMVSDFFDFSIYIDADEGQIHNWYVERFMRLRQTAFRDPSSFFNRYATITEDAALAIAEGLWQNINLKNLQQNILPTRPRADLILRKGSNHFIETVALRKL comes from the coding sequence ATGACGATCGCCAGCCAGACCATCGATTCCGATATCCCGCCCGACCCCCTGGCGAACGGCAATTATTCGCCGTTCTTTCTCTTCACCTCCGAGGAATGGTCGAAGTTTCGCGCCGATACACCGCTGACGCTGACGGCGGACGAGGTGAAGCGACTGCGCTCTCTCGACGACCCGATCGATCTCGATGAAGTCCGCCGCATCTATCTCTCGCTGTCGCGCCTGTTGTCGGCCCATGTGGAAGCCTCGCAGCTTCTGTTCCAACAGCGCAACCGGTTCCTCAGCCTGTCGGACCAGGTGAAGACGCCCTTCGTCATCGGCATTGCGGGATCGGTCGCCGTCGGCAAGTCCACCACCGCCCGTATCCTGAAGGAGCTTCTGGCCCGCTGGCCGTCGAGCCCCAAGGTCGATCTCGTCACCACCGATGGTTTTCTCTATCCGAACGCCATCCTGCGGCGCGACAATCTGATGGAGCGCAAGGGTTTTCCGGAGAGCTATGATATCGGCGCGCTGCTGCGCTTTCTCTCGGCCATCAAGGCCGGCAAACCGAACGTCAAGGCGCCGAAATATTCGCACCTGACCTATGATGTGCTGCCAGACGAATATTCGGTCATCGACCGGCCGGACATCCTGATCTTTGAAGGCATCAACGTGCTGCAATCCCGCACGCTGCCCGCCGATGGCAAGATCGTGCCGATGGTCTCGGATTTCTTCGATTTCTCCATCTATATCGATGCGGACGAGGGCCAGATTCACAACTGGTATGTCGAACGCTTCATGCGGCTCAGGCAGACGGCCTTTCGCGATCCGTCCTCGTTCTTCAACCGGTATGCAACGATCACGGAAGATGCCGCGCTGGCGATCGCCGAAGGACTGTGGCAAAACATCAACCTGAAGAACCTGCAGCAGAACATTCTGCCGACACGCCCGCGTGCCGATCTCATCCTGCGCAAGGGCAGCAATCACTTCATCGAAACGGTCGCGCTCCGAAAACTGTAG
- a CDS encoding phosphoribosyl-ATP diphosphatase yields MSGFSLSDLEAIVAERAKADPTQSWTAKLVAAGQGKAAKKLGEEAVETVIAAISNDRDNLTAEAADLLYHLIVVLKIGGIPLQDVLNELQRRTAQSGLTEKASRQPS; encoded by the coding sequence ATGAGCGGTTTTTCTCTCAGCGATCTGGAAGCCATCGTTGCCGAGCGCGCCAAGGCGGATCCCACGCAATCCTGGACAGCCAAACTCGTGGCCGCCGGCCAGGGAAAGGCAGCTAAGAAGCTGGGCGAAGAGGCGGTCGAAACCGTGATTGCCGCCATTTCCAACGACCGCGACAACCTGACGGCGGAAGCGGCTGACCTGCTGTATCACCTGATCGTCGTATTGAAGATCGGGGGCATTCCGTTGCAGGATGTGTTGAACGAACTTCAACGCCGCACGGCCCAATCGGGCCTGACCGAAAAGGCGAGCCGACAGCCCTCATGA
- the hisF gene encoding imidazole glycerol phosphate synthase subunit HisF, whose amino-acid sequence MTLKARVIPCLDVKDGRVVKGVNFVDLIDAGDPVEAAKAYDLAGADELCFLDITASSDNRDTIFDVVAQTAEHCFMPLTVGGGVRAVGDIRKLLLAGADKVSINSAAVNNPDFVAEAADKFGNQCIVVSIDAKRRRTQGPGQDNASAWEIYTHGGRNATGIDAVEFAARMVERGAGELLVTSMDRDGTKIGYDIELTRAIADAVRVPVIASGGVGNLDDLVAGVKEGHATAVLAASIFHFGTYSIGEAKRYMAEHGIAMRLD is encoded by the coding sequence ATGACCCTGAAAGCCCGCGTCATCCCCTGCCTGGACGTCAAGGACGGCCGTGTCGTCAAGGGTGTCAACTTCGTGGATCTGATCGATGCGGGAGACCCGGTCGAGGCGGCGAAAGCCTATGATCTGGCCGGTGCCGACGAGCTGTGTTTCCTCGACATCACCGCCTCCTCCGACAATCGCGACACTATTTTCGACGTGGTCGCCCAGACGGCCGAGCATTGCTTCATGCCGCTGACGGTTGGCGGCGGTGTGCGCGCAGTCGGCGACATCCGCAAGCTGCTGCTCGCCGGCGCCGACAAGGTGTCGATCAATTCGGCGGCGGTCAACAATCCGGATTTCGTCGCGGAAGCCGCGGACAAGTTCGGCAACCAGTGCATCGTGGTGTCGATCGATGCCAAGCGGCGGCGCACGCAGGGGCCGGGTCAGGACAATGCCAGCGCCTGGGAGATCTACACCCATGGCGGGCGCAATGCGACGGGCATCGACGCGGTGGAGTTTGCCGCGCGGATGGTGGAGCGGGGCGCAGGCGAACTGCTGGTGACCTCCATGGACCGCGACGGTACGAAGATCGGCTACGATATCGAACTGACGCGGGCGATTGCCGATGCGGTGCGTGTTCCCGTCATCGCCTCCGGCGGTGTGGGAAACCTGGACGATCTGGTGGCCGGGGTGAAGGAAGGTCATGCGACCGCGGTTCTCGCGGCCTCGATCTTCCACTTCGGCACCTATTCCATCGGCGAAGCCAAGCGCTACATGGCTGAGCACGGCATTGCGATGCGGCTCGACTGA
- the hisA gene encoding 1-(5-phosphoribosyl)-5-[(5-phosphoribosylamino)methylideneamino]imidazole-4-carboxamide isomerase, with amino-acid sequence MILFPAIDLKDGQCVRLKLGDMDQATVYNPDPAAQARAFQDQGFEWLHVVDLDGAFAGESRNGFAVDAILKATSNPVQLGGGIRTLDHIEAWLSRGLARVILGTVAVRNPALVIEACQKFPGQIAVGIDAKGGKVAVEGWAEASELGVIELAKKFEGAGVAAMIYTDIDRDGILAGINWSSTLELANAVSIPVIASGGLASLDDIRRMLEPDAAKLEGAISGRALYDGRIDPMEALALIRAAKGGRA; translated from the coding sequence ATGATCCTTTTTCCCGCAATCGACCTCAAGGACGGCCAGTGCGTTCGCCTGAAGCTCGGCGACATGGACCAGGCGACCGTGTACAATCCGGACCCTGCCGCCCAGGCCAGAGCCTTTCAGGACCAGGGTTTCGAATGGCTGCATGTGGTGGATCTGGATGGCGCCTTTGCCGGCGAAAGCCGCAATGGTTTCGCCGTCGATGCCATCCTGAAGGCGACGAGCAATCCCGTCCAGCTCGGCGGCGGCATCCGCACGCTCGATCATATCGAAGCCTGGCTGTCGCGCGGGCTCGCCCGCGTCATTCTCGGCACGGTCGCCGTGCGCAACCCGGCGCTGGTTATCGAGGCCTGCCAGAAGTTCCCGGGCCAGATCGCCGTCGGCATCGATGCCAAGGGCGGCAAGGTGGCGGTGGAGGGCTGGGCGGAAGCCTCCGAACTCGGCGTGATCGAACTGGCGAAGAAGTTCGAAGGTGCCGGTGTGGCCGCGATGATCTACACCGACATTGACCGCGACGGCATTCTGGCCGGCATCAACTGGTCCTCGACGCTGGAACTCGCGAACGCCGTCTCCATTCCCGTCATCGCGTCTGGCGGCCTCGCCTCGCTCGATGATATCCGCCGCATGCTGGAACCGGATGCAGCAAAACTCGAAGGCGCCATCTCCGGCCGCGCGCTCTATGACGGCCGCATCGACCCTATGGAAGCACTTGCTCTCATTCGCGCTGCCAAGGGAGGCCGTGCATGA